The following proteins come from a genomic window of Geomonas sp. RF6:
- a CDS encoding GIY-YIG nuclease family protein has protein sequence MEEWQVYIILCSDDSLYTGITTDVERRFSEHASGAGAKYFRGRRPLRVVYSEKGHTRSSASRREYEIKKMSRNAKVQLTEENAAPV, from the coding sequence ATGGAAGAATGGCAGGTGTATATCATCCTCTGTTCCGACGACTCCCTCTACACCGGGATCACGACGGACGTGGAAAGGCGCTTCAGCGAGCACGCCAGCGGCGCGGGCGCGAAGTACTTCCGCGGCAGGCGCCCGTTGCGGGTCGTGTACAGTGAAAAAGGACACACGCGGTCCTCTGCATCGCGGAGAGAATATGAGATCAAGAAAATGAGCAGGAATGCGAAGGTGCAGCTGACCGAAGAGAACGCGGCACCTGTCTGA
- a CDS encoding SagB/ThcOx family dehydrogenase: MKNNPTLTTEIGRYFLTDRIREEVDFRGTEQSRGTLPPPVQKAAPPDSSVIPLPKQEEWDIPPCELKTAIGNRESRRSFTSAPLSLQEVAFLLWATQGVRAKVHEAAVLRTVPSAGCRHPLETYLAVMRVEGLESGIYRYLPLEHALVRVRIVENLPASVAAACHGQRFAGQAAVTFMWTAIPHRTEWRYGEASYKVIAIDAGHVCQNLYLACEAIGSGTCAIAAYNQTLVDELLGVDGDEEFAVYLAPVGKVASK, translated from the coding sequence ATGAAGAACAACCCGACGCTGACGACAGAGATCGGCAGGTACTTCCTCACCGACCGCATCAGGGAAGAGGTCGATTTCCGCGGCACCGAGCAGTCGCGCGGAACGCTCCCCCCTCCGGTTCAGAAAGCGGCGCCGCCCGATTCCTCCGTCATTCCCCTCCCGAAGCAGGAAGAATGGGACATCCCGCCGTGCGAGCTGAAGACCGCGATAGGAAACAGGGAAAGCCGCCGCAGCTTCACCTCCGCACCGCTGTCACTGCAGGAGGTGGCATTTCTCCTTTGGGCGACTCAGGGAGTACGGGCGAAAGTGCACGAAGCCGCCGTGTTGCGCACCGTCCCGTCGGCAGGGTGCCGTCACCCGCTCGAGACGTACCTGGCGGTGATGAGGGTCGAGGGATTGGAGAGCGGAATATATCGGTACCTGCCACTGGAGCACGCCCTGGTCAGGGTGCGCATCGTGGAAAATCTCCCCGCGAGCGTTGCCGCTGCCTGTCACGGCCAGCGTTTCGCGGGGCAGGCGGCAGTGACCTTCATGTGGACGGCAATCCCACACCGCACGGAGTGGCGTTATGGGGAGGCGTCGTACAAGGTCATCGCCATCGATGCCGGGCATGTCTGCCAGAACCTTTACCTCGCCTGCGAAGCGATCGGCTCCGGCACATGCGCGATAGCGGCGTACAACCAGACCCTTGTCGATGAACTTCTTGGTGTGGATGGAGATGAGGAGTTCGCGGTATATCTGGCTCCGGTAGGAAAGGTGGCGAGCAAGTGA